GATTGGGTTCGGGATTGTAATCCCGCTGCTGCCGTTTTATGCGCAGCGGTTTCGGGCGTCTGAATGGCAGGTTGGGTTGCTTTTTGCCTCCTTCTCGCTGGCACAACTGGTCGCCGCGCCGATTCTGGGTGACTGGTCGGATCGCTGGG
This Armatimonadota bacterium DNA region includes the following protein-coding sequences:
- a CDS encoding MFS transporter; amino-acid sequence: MVRITPASEAHLKKRALLAVFLTICVSLIGFGIVIPLLPFYAQRFRASEWQVGLLFASFSLAQLVAAPILGDWSDRW